In the Paenibacillus pabuli genome, one interval contains:
- a CDS encoding response regulator transcription factor: MSHEEPMVKLCIIDDIRSVVDMIARKPPWKEHHIEVVGTALDGEEGIRLIQDRKPEIVLTDIRMPKKDGLAMTQEILEKSPSTKIIILSAYTDFSFTRQAIRLGAFDFVKKPFSIDEIVQVVLKAKKAYLEEWHEHSKMLELKQNVMNSLPALQQEHLSLLIHHRTNAATAYLRWQTLGIQLDSRDFNLFIVELDRFMDKYKQQPAREVELIRFSLRNVLEETIRGFTRGVVFGEALNRFVCLINCRDMELAERISEACRTNMYLFTHSSISIGVGTCVDAIDELPDSYQKALQALEYQFYTNGLNSYTDTSEDEKTLLNYTASTEQELLFSLRSGHREKCRLILEQIFNDLLQRDPLPKPQQVENICYELSSKICRVMSEHYPHERVKRLEDQWNAVRRSGLVSFQLMRDTVKGICLEACSWIEHERSDESTKLIYQAKEYICAHLHTNLSLDVCAKEFNISPGYFSNLFKKVLNISFQQFVVHQRMEKAKEMLIDDYQVQEIAQSLGYEHRRYFSEMFKKHTNMTPSEFKLYSTGKISTSADLV, translated from the coding sequence ATGAGTCATGAAGAACCAATGGTAAAGCTCTGCATCATCGATGACATTCGAAGCGTGGTGGATATGATTGCAAGGAAGCCCCCTTGGAAGGAGCATCATATTGAAGTGGTTGGTACAGCACTAGACGGTGAGGAAGGAATCCGCCTTATTCAGGATAGGAAACCCGAAATCGTGCTCACAGATATCCGCATGCCCAAAAAGGATGGTCTCGCCATGACCCAAGAAATCCTCGAAAAATCCCCTTCTACCAAGATCATCATTCTGAGTGCATATACGGATTTTTCATTTACGAGACAGGCCATTCGTTTAGGTGCATTTGACTTCGTGAAGAAGCCGTTCTCGATCGACGAGATCGTCCAAGTCGTATTAAAGGCGAAGAAGGCTTATTTGGAGGAATGGCATGAACATAGCAAGATGCTGGAACTGAAGCAGAATGTGATGAATAGCTTGCCCGCGCTGCAACAGGAACACTTGTCTCTCTTAATTCATCATCGGACGAATGCAGCGACTGCCTATCTTCGATGGCAAACGCTTGGCATTCAGCTTGATTCCAGAGACTTCAATCTCTTTATCGTTGAATTGGATCGTTTCATGGACAAATACAAACAGCAGCCTGCGAGGGAAGTGGAGCTTATCCGATTCAGTCTGCGAAATGTTCTGGAGGAAACGATTCGAGGTTTCACCCGTGGTGTCGTTTTTGGCGAGGCATTAAACCGTTTTGTCTGTCTGATCAATTGCAGGGATATGGAGCTGGCTGAACGGATATCTGAAGCATGCCGGACGAATATGTATCTATTCACACATTCATCCATTTCGATTGGGGTTGGAACCTGTGTGGATGCTATTGATGAACTGCCTGATTCATATCAAAAGGCATTACAAGCGCTGGAGTATCAATTCTATACCAATGGCTTGAATAGTTATACGGACACTTCGGAGGATGAGAAGACGCTCTTGAATTACACTGCTTCGACGGAGCAGGAATTGCTATTTTCCTTGCGCTCCGGTCATCGTGAGAAGTGTCGGTTGATTTTGGAGCAAATTTTTAATGATCTATTGCAGCGGGATCCCCTGCCCAAGCCTCAGCAAGTCGAGAACATATGTTATGAGCTGTCATCCAAAATTTGTAGAGTGATGTCGGAACATTACCCGCATGAACGGGTGAAAAGGCTTGAGGATCAATGGAATGCAGTAAGGCGTTCAGGTCTCGTTTCATTCCAGCTGATGCGGGATACGGTAAAGGGAATATGCCTTGAGGCTTGTTCGTGGATTGAACATGAACGATCCGATGAATCCACAAAACTGATCTATCAGGCGAAGGAATATATATGTGCACATCTGCATACCAACTTATCCCTTGATGTTTGTGCCAAGGAGTTTAATATCAGCCCCGGATATTTTTCAAATCTATTCAAAAAAGTGCTGAATATATCCTTTCAGCAGTTCGTCGTTCACCAGCGGATGGAGAAAGCCAAGGAGATGCTGATCGACGATTATCAGGTCCAGGAGATCGCTCAAAGTCTTGGTTACGAACATCGCCGCTATTTCAGCGAAATGTTTAAGAAGCATACGAACATGACCCCATCGGAATTTAAGCTGTATAGTACAGGGAAAATCAGTACATCTGCCGATCTGGTCTAG
- a CDS encoding sensor histidine kinase gives MIKRIQLEPGTFSRWLHGVSFKQRVRFSFIIMITLAIGSVGLTTYWIASKEIQKNAFESSQETVNKTNQILDDKLSGISNSVRSLMFSYAFKDMMLDVQSNDISNYYVHLSELQYVFSQVSFNEPLIDSILIATPIGDFYPMSQRRTQNQSFYESSMYYDVKENYGGIWVKGHIDKFFTGNSRVLSFVTKGTLDNNSNTHVFIVVNVNERGLIGTVNKHSLNDDSDYFVIDSKGEEVIRTAWSSSHNLMKDSMLLANLSENTQGSFFHVFDNTDYLVNYSRSSIMDNWSLFGIQQKDKLLEQMNSVKRTTFFIMLFFLLLAWFLSAKLTALLLNPLYKLQRLMKQVEDNRLDVRFKSHSTDEVAQVGYQFNRMLDEINRLIDDVRRSESGKRKAEMRALTAQMEPHFLYNTLNTIYCKSILGENDEVNEMILSLSQMFQLGLSGGKDWNTLEEELLHVKQYCLLQQKCYEEMFDFEVTLTHDSLLTSLLPKILLQPIVENSIQHGFKDMSSGGRISLHVTLQDNLLHLTIEDNGTGMDVEQVSRRMREPRNSNKGYALNNIVNRLNLFYGEKAGMKLTSLPGKGSRTEIWMPILEGEVEA, from the coding sequence TTGATTAAACGAATTCAATTAGAACCCGGAACGTTTAGCCGGTGGCTTCACGGTGTCTCATTTAAACAAAGAGTTCGATTCTCCTTCATCATTATGATAACGCTTGCAATAGGCTCGGTAGGCTTGACAACGTATTGGATAGCTTCTAAGGAAATTCAAAAAAACGCATTCGAATCCAGCCAAGAGACGGTAAACAAAACCAACCAGATCTTGGACGATAAGCTGTCGGGCATCTCCAATTCGGTTCGTTCTCTAATGTTCAGTTACGCTTTTAAAGACATGATGCTGGATGTTCAGAGCAACGATATTTCAAACTATTATGTGCACTTGTCCGAACTTCAATATGTATTCTCCCAAGTTTCCTTTAATGAACCACTGATCGACAGCATCCTTATAGCCACGCCCATCGGAGACTTTTACCCGATGTCGCAGCGTCGTACGCAAAACCAATCCTTTTATGAATCCAGCATGTATTATGATGTCAAGGAAAATTACGGAGGAATCTGGGTGAAGGGACATATTGACAAGTTTTTTACCGGAAACAGTCGCGTCCTATCCTTTGTGACGAAGGGAACACTAGATAACAATTCCAATACCCATGTGTTTATCGTCGTCAATGTGAATGAGAGAGGGTTGATTGGTACGGTCAACAAACATTCTTTGAATGATGACAGTGACTATTTTGTCATTGATTCAAAAGGCGAGGAAGTGATTCGAACAGCGTGGTCCTCCAGCCATAACCTGATGAAGGACAGCATGCTTTTGGCGAACTTATCCGAAAATACGCAAGGTTCTTTTTTTCATGTATTCGACAATACCGATTATCTGGTGAACTATTCCCGGTCTTCCATCATGGATAACTGGAGTTTATTCGGTATTCAGCAGAAGGATAAACTGCTGGAGCAAATGAACAGTGTCAAGCGAACCACTTTTTTTATTATGCTTTTCTTTTTACTTCTTGCCTGGTTTTTATCCGCGAAATTGACGGCACTCCTGTTAAATCCGCTATATAAACTGCAGCGGCTTATGAAGCAGGTAGAGGATAACCGCCTTGACGTCCGCTTTAAAAGCCATTCTACCGATGAAGTAGCTCAGGTGGGCTATCAATTTAACCGAATGCTGGATGAAATCAACCGGCTCATTGATGATGTAAGACGAAGCGAATCCGGAAAAAGGAAGGCAGAGATGCGAGCGTTAACCGCACAGATGGAACCTCACTTTTTATACAACACCCTTAACACGATCTATTGCAAATCCATATTAGGTGAAAATGATGAAGTCAATGAAATGATTTTATCTTTATCCCAAATGTTCCAGTTAGGGTTGAGCGGAGGGAAAGACTGGAACACGCTTGAGGAAGAGCTGCTCCATGTGAAACAATACTGCCTCCTTCAGCAAAAATGTTATGAAGAGATGTTCGATTTTGAAGTGACTTTGACTCACGATTCGTTACTAACTTCTCTCTTGCCGAAAATTTTGCTCCAACCGATTGTGGAAAACAGCATTCAACATGGTTTTAAGGATATGAGCTCAGGTGGTCGGATTAGCTTGCACGTCACTCTCCAGGATAATCTATTGCATCTGACTATAGAGGATAACGGAACAGGAATGGATGTTGAACAAGTAAGCAGGCGGATGCGTGAGCCTCGGAATTCCAACAAAGGGTATGCCCTGAACAACATTGTGAATCGGCTCAACCTCTTTTATGGAGAAAAAGCCGGAATGAAGCTGACCAGTCTTCCTGGAAAAGGATCAAGAACGGAAATATGGATGCCCATTCTAGAAGGAGAGGTGGAAGCATGA
- a CDS encoding sugar hydrolase yields the protein MNEHMIKTTWLDQAKQLTPELNQQKVYPERMVNVVQDEDAFQGWSVEPVGSTAQLYDRMLKKGDRITLDFGTHHVGYLTLSLQNVRSNADAPLRLRLTFGEMPCEVGEDFSEYNGWLSRSWLQDEIINVDVLPGTITLNRRYAFRYLKIDVLETSIRYDVQLTDLYCTTVTSADWAAVPPLRQGIGPEIANIDRVAVQTLRDCMQTVFEDGPKRDRRLWIGDLRLQALVNYETFGHNDLVKRCLYLFAGSRLEGGQVGACLYEYPEPYVDETYLYDYALLFVAALYDYYEATGDRVTLEELWPVAYEQIHIALARLDEQGIVQDDDAWYCFLDWHEELNKQAGAQAVLIYSLRRGLKIAHELGSTEQETWITVQTQKAVNAALTYLWDEEQKYFISGKERQVSWASQVWMILAEVIDAPIAAALLERLKHHNNAIGMTTPYMVHHYVDALLLCGEKEKALEQIRNYWGGMLKDGADTFWELYDPNDKTYSPYGSNLVNSYCHAWSCTPSYFIRRYFS from the coding sequence ATGAATGAACACATGATAAAAACGACCTGGTTAGACCAAGCAAAGCAGCTTACCCCTGAACTGAATCAACAGAAAGTTTACCCGGAACGTATGGTGAATGTGGTTCAAGATGAGGATGCTTTCCAAGGGTGGAGCGTCGAGCCGGTTGGCTCGACTGCTCAACTGTACGATCGGATGTTGAAAAAAGGGGATCGGATCACGCTGGATTTTGGAACTCACCATGTCGGTTATTTAACGCTATCGCTTCAGAACGTGCGGAGTAATGCCGATGCGCCACTCAGACTTCGATTGACATTCGGTGAAATGCCATGCGAAGTTGGTGAGGATTTCAGTGAATACAACGGATGGCTTAGCCGGTCCTGGCTGCAGGATGAGATCATCAACGTGGATGTGCTGCCGGGAACGATCACGCTGAATAGACGTTATGCATTCCGTTATCTGAAGATTGACGTCCTTGAAACCTCAATTCGTTATGATGTCCAACTTACTGATCTGTACTGTACGACCGTTACCTCTGCCGATTGGGCAGCAGTCCCTCCATTGCGACAAGGCATCGGACCGGAAATAGCGAACATCGACCGGGTGGCTGTGCAAACGCTGCGGGACTGCATGCAAACCGTCTTTGAGGACGGACCCAAGCGGGATCGACGTTTGTGGATCGGAGATCTACGGCTGCAGGCACTCGTGAACTATGAAACCTTCGGCCATAACGACCTTGTGAAACGCTGCCTGTATCTCTTTGCCGGATCAAGGCTTGAGGGTGGTCAAGTGGGTGCTTGTTTATATGAGTATCCAGAGCCATATGTGGACGAGACTTATCTGTATGATTATGCGCTGCTTTTCGTAGCCGCTCTATACGATTATTACGAAGCGACAGGAGATCGAGTCACGCTGGAAGAATTGTGGCCGGTGGCATACGAGCAGATTCACATTGCACTCGCGAGATTAGACGAGCAGGGAATTGTACAAGACGATGACGCATGGTATTGCTTCCTGGATTGGCATGAAGAACTCAACAAGCAGGCTGGGGCGCAAGCGGTACTCATCTATAGCTTGAGAAGAGGCTTGAAGATTGCTCATGAACTGGGAAGTACAGAGCAGGAGACTTGGATCACCGTTCAAACTCAGAAAGCCGTGAATGCAGCGCTGACATATTTATGGGACGAAGAACAGAAGTATTTCATTAGCGGGAAAGAGAGACAGGTCTCTTGGGCATCCCAGGTATGGATGATACTAGCTGAGGTTATCGATGCACCAATCGCAGCAGCACTGCTCGAACGACTGAAGCATCATAACAATGCCATTGGCATGACTACCCCCTATATGGTTCATCACTACGTGGATGCATTGCTCTTGTGCGGAGAAAAGGAAAAGGCGCTTGAGCAAATTCGGAATTATTGGGGAGGTATGTTAAAGGACGGAGCGGATACCTTTTGGGAGTTATACGATCCGAACGACAAAACGTACTCTCCTTACGGCAGCAATTTGGTCAACAGCTATTGTCATGCATGGAGCTGTACTCCAAGCTATTTTATCAGACGATATTTTTCATAA
- a CDS encoding carbohydrate ABC transporter permease — MTLRKWLSKGSIQIVVLVVMALNLIPLIIAFSTSLRDPSNNTNPLALFQELSLASYKSAFERMHFPEALWNSIVLTGVSVIFVVLFAAMASYPMARLKTKLSKFMYLFFLSGLVVPAQMVLIPIVQMINALHIPTNQYTPIFMFITCSLPFSTFLYTGFIRSGVPEEVEEAAHIDGAGLFQRFWTVVFPLLIPVTVSVIITQGVWIWNDYFFNMIFISGADDSPLPLAMLGFLGDQQNPTQWNVLFAACFLCALPLLLAFLFLQKYFIGGMTVGAVKG; from the coding sequence ATGACGCTTCGTAAATGGCTCAGCAAAGGGTCCATTCAGATTGTTGTACTCGTCGTTATGGCCCTGAATCTTATTCCGCTGATTATTGCTTTTTCAACTTCGCTGCGCGATCCGAGCAATAATACAAATCCGCTGGCGCTATTTCAGGAATTATCGCTGGCAAGTTATAAATCAGCCTTTGAGCGTATGCATTTCCCTGAAGCGCTCTGGAACAGCATTGTATTGACAGGTGTATCGGTCATATTCGTGGTTCTATTCGCGGCCATGGCTTCGTATCCGATGGCACGTTTGAAGACAAAGTTAAGCAAGTTCATGTATTTGTTTTTCTTGTCGGGACTCGTGGTACCTGCGCAGATGGTCCTGATCCCGATCGTACAAATGATCAACGCGCTGCATATTCCAACAAACCAATACACGCCCATCTTCATGTTTATTACCTGCAGTCTTCCGTTCTCCACTTTCCTATATACCGGTTTCATTCGAAGTGGTGTTCCTGAAGAAGTGGAGGAAGCTGCACACATCGATGGGGCAGGATTGTTCCAACGCTTCTGGACGGTGGTATTTCCCTTACTTATTCCCGTGACCGTATCCGTCATTATTACGCAGGGTGTCTGGATCTGGAATGATTACTTCTTCAATATGATCTTCATCTCGGGAGCAGATGACTCTCCACTGCCACTTGCCATGCTTGGATTTCTTGGGGATCAGCAAAATCCCACGCAGTGGAACGTGTTGTTTGCAGCGTGTTTTCTGTGTGCTTTGCCGCTGCTGCTCGCGTTTCTGTTCCTGCAAAAATATTTCATTGGCGGCATGACCGTCGGGGCGGTCAAAGGATAG
- a CDS encoding carbohydrate ABC transporter permease, protein MSSTVMKKSMYWFAVPALLFYLTFWIFPILRLFQYSITDYNGYAQAYNYIGFANYKELFGSDILGTSLKNTLIYTFVTVIAGNMIGLALALLLNMKIRGTGIYRSLAYIPTLFSAIVVGFLWSYVYMPDYGLISSFLDKLGIANELNFLGDYSTALYSIIFVEIWKTIGTTMIIFLAGLQTVPTDLLEAGRMDGCGSWRLLRHVEIPLLATAITINVTLSLINGLKAFDFPFIMTNGGPGTATNTLIYSIYKMAFTEQLFGKASALGVISFAVIIVITAVFVLKMNKREVSA, encoded by the coding sequence ATGAGCTCTACTGTAATGAAAAAGTCCATGTACTGGTTTGCCGTGCCGGCATTACTCTTCTACCTGACCTTCTGGATCTTCCCGATCCTGCGGTTGTTCCAGTACAGCATAACGGACTATAACGGATATGCCCAGGCTTACAACTATATCGGATTCGCCAACTATAAGGAATTGTTCGGCAGCGATATCCTTGGCACTTCATTAAAAAATACGCTGATCTATACGTTCGTCACGGTGATCGCCGGCAATATGATCGGTTTGGCACTGGCTCTGCTGTTAAACATGAAAATAAGAGGAACCGGGATCTATCGTTCGCTGGCGTATATTCCCACCTTGTTTAGTGCAATTGTGGTTGGATTTTTGTGGAGCTACGTCTATATGCCGGATTACGGGTTGATCTCTTCCTTTCTCGATAAATTGGGTATCGCGAATGAATTGAATTTCCTGGGGGATTATTCGACTGCCCTATATTCAATTATCTTCGTGGAAATCTGGAAGACGATCGGAACCACGATGATTATTTTTCTCGCAGGGCTTCAGACCGTTCCGACCGACTTGCTGGAGGCCGGTCGAATGGACGGCTGTGGTTCTTGGAGATTGCTGCGGCATGTCGAGATTCCATTACTGGCAACAGCAATTACCATCAACGTAACGCTAAGTTTGATCAATGGCCTCAAAGCCTTCGATTTCCCGTTTATCATGACGAATGGCGGCCCAGGCACGGCTACTAATACGCTGATTTATAGCATTTATAAAATGGCATTTACGGAACAGCTCTTCGGTAAAGCTTCGGCGCTTGGTGTCATTTCCTTTGCCGTAATTATCGTTATTACCGCCGTCTTTGTGCTGAAAATGAACAAACGGGAGGTGTCGGCATGA
- a CDS encoding ABC transporter substrate-binding protein: MKKRKQLWSLTLVLLMIFLSACSSASQEGSEADNSNGGTDESDKAITLTMMLSGNKASEGEDFELETLPRLVKEKFPNITLEVQKLPDDQYNTSVRTKLAAGQGPDIFWIFPKNAAGGVNDFAKAGFAADLSDLTFWDNISQGAKEDMSYEDKPYGVAEGLDFLGVYYNKELLQQAGYTEFPKDWPSFLELCQKLQAAGVTPIAMGDKDPWMIQFGMYPIAANVVYPDEMDFDVKLQNGEKSLTDPKWVETISKYKELYDKNYVVKNSLGIGSAQSAQLFIDGKAAMTFTGTWDYASMTSKGAAEFTRGFASLPGNEPGQPVFVSAATSAGYALNAKSANLDAAKEVLNYLFDGESDLFKAFVEANSSISVYKDVQLENELFKEVNDNYQQTGNSVYFSNQMWPAGVSDVMQSKFAEIIAGQKTTPEDVANAMETKFRELWKN, from the coding sequence ATGAAAAAAAGAAAACAGCTCTGGTCCTTAACATTGGTGCTCCTCATGATCTTTCTGAGCGCATGCAGCTCTGCTAGCCAGGAGGGGAGTGAAGCGGATAATAGCAATGGGGGAACAGATGAGTCTGATAAGGCGATTACGTTAACAATGATGCTTTCGGGAAACAAGGCCTCTGAAGGAGAAGACTTTGAGCTGGAAACCTTACCGCGCCTCGTTAAGGAAAAGTTCCCGAATATTACGCTGGAAGTGCAGAAGCTGCCTGACGATCAGTACAACACTTCTGTGCGGACCAAGCTTGCAGCCGGACAGGGGCCAGACATTTTCTGGATCTTTCCCAAGAATGCGGCTGGCGGCGTCAATGATTTTGCGAAGGCAGGATTCGCTGCAGATCTATCCGACCTGACGTTCTGGGATAATATCAGCCAGGGAGCGAAGGAAGACATGTCCTACGAGGATAAACCTTATGGAGTGGCTGAAGGACTGGATTTTCTGGGTGTTTACTACAACAAGGAATTGCTACAACAGGCAGGGTATACCGAGTTTCCGAAGGACTGGCCCTCTTTCCTGGAATTGTGCCAAAAGCTGCAAGCTGCGGGGGTCACTCCAATTGCAATGGGGGATAAAGACCCTTGGATGATTCAATTCGGCATGTACCCGATTGCTGCCAACGTTGTGTATCCGGATGAGATGGATTTTGATGTGAAGCTGCAAAACGGTGAGAAATCTCTGACTGATCCCAAATGGGTTGAAACGATCTCCAAATATAAAGAACTTTATGATAAGAACTACGTGGTTAAAAATTCGCTTGGCATTGGAAGTGCCCAATCTGCTCAATTGTTCATCGATGGGAAAGCAGCCATGACCTTTACCGGAACGTGGGATTACGCTTCCATGACCTCCAAAGGAGCGGCTGAGTTCACACGCGGATTTGCCTCACTGCCGGGTAATGAGCCTGGACAGCCGGTGTTTGTATCGGCGGCAACGTCTGCCGGGTACGCTCTGAATGCGAAATCGGCGAACCTGGACGCCGCCAAGGAAGTGCTGAACTACCTGTTTGACGGTGAATCAGACCTTTTCAAAGCGTTTGTTGAAGCCAACAGTTCCATCAGTGTCTATAAAGATGTGCAGCTTGAGAATGAATTGTTCAAGGAAGTCAACGACAACTATCAACAAACCGGAAACTCCGTATATTTCAGCAACCAGATGTGGCCAGCAGGAGTGTCGGATGTCATGCAATCGAAATTTGCTGAAATCATCGCAGGTCAGAAAACAACGCCTGAGGATGTGGCAAACGCCATGGAAACCAAGTTCAGAGAGCTGTGGAAAAACTAG
- a CDS encoding sensor histidine kinase, which translates to MILFNIKTKLFLVLVLVSIVPIIVVSVSSYRSYTKLVNEQTSLVTSTTIGNSVKSMEEILQNIDRISVTLLQQSSNATAYSTVSDELIKLNGTNDQYEIFMIRSKLKLIFENILLGYNYINGLYLFTPDGKWISYGSSGTDLRLDYIALRDEWYLDTIQRKGDLYIGEVGIKPYIINAKESIGFSRALYDPKNNEFLGVFMLDCSMNIFDGLNRNPAPSLSNLYLANDAGEILYSSDGIKVGTPLSASLVTATQQVGSNAQYKSIQDNLMTVIQKVPGRNWNVIANISMDRLYEEYNISQKLLFYVAVSCGVIFLLLSFFLSNLITKPIIELTKMMRKTKSHRFVTIKPQVTKQVDEIGILYHEFNKMMKDIDTHIRESYQNKILMLDSQMKALEAQINSHFLYNTLESINSIAEIEEVESIVVMTKSLGDMFRYSIKTDSELVMVSEELKHVENYMAIQQIRYGDKIRFNLHVDPEIQGRRMLKLLLQPLVENAIYHGLENKRGKGSISITGFFQDDRIVFQIQDDGIGMSETQAEELRQLLLQPPEFFTVGQRQKQSIGIKNVHSRIALYYGENYGLTFDTEMNKGTQITIEIPAYWEKR; encoded by the coding sequence ATGATTCTGTTCAACATCAAAACAAAACTTTTTCTGGTCCTCGTCCTCGTGTCGATTGTGCCGATTATCGTCGTTTCTGTCAGTTCTTATCGCAGTTATACGAAGCTGGTGAATGAGCAGACCTCACTCGTGACGTCGACAACCATCGGCAATTCGGTCAAAAGCATGGAAGAGATCTTGCAGAACATTGACCGAATCTCCGTCACGTTACTTCAGCAATCCTCTAATGCAACCGCTTACAGCACGGTGAGTGACGAACTCATCAAGCTAAACGGGACGAACGATCAGTATGAAATCTTCATGATCCGCAGCAAATTGAAATTAATCTTTGAAAACATCCTGCTTGGCTACAATTACATCAATGGGTTATACCTGTTTACGCCAGATGGCAAATGGATTAGCTATGGCAGCAGCGGCACCGACTTGCGCCTCGATTACATCGCTCTTCGTGATGAGTGGTACTTGGATACGATTCAGCGTAAAGGCGATCTATACATCGGTGAAGTCGGAATCAAACCTTATATCATTAACGCCAAGGAATCGATCGGTTTTTCCAGAGCACTCTATGATCCAAAAAACAACGAATTTCTTGGTGTGTTTATGCTGGATTGCAGTATGAACATCTTCGACGGACTGAATCGCAATCCGGCCCCAAGTCTATCGAATCTGTACCTAGCAAATGATGCTGGGGAGATTCTCTATTCATCAGACGGAATCAAGGTGGGTACGCCTCTCTCCGCTTCTCTGGTTACGGCAACTCAGCAAGTCGGCAGCAATGCCCAGTACAAATCAATCCAGGATAACCTGATGACGGTGATCCAGAAGGTACCTGGACGCAATTGGAACGTGATCGCCAATATCTCCATGGATCGGCTGTATGAGGAATACAATATATCGCAGAAGCTTTTGTTCTATGTAGCCGTGAGCTGTGGTGTCATCTTCCTTCTGCTTTCCTTCTTCTTGTCGAACCTGATTACCAAACCGATCATTGAATTGACCAAAATGATGCGTAAAACCAAATCTCACCGATTCGTAACCATCAAACCTCAAGTGACAAAACAAGTCGATGAGATTGGCATTTTGTATCACGAGTTCAACAAAATGATGAAGGACATCGATACACATATACGGGAGAGCTACCAAAACAAAATTCTCATGCTGGATTCACAGATGAAAGCGCTCGAAGCGCAGATTAACTCCCATTTTCTCTATAACACCTTGGAATCAATCAATAGTATCGCAGAGATTGAAGAAGTCGAGAGCATTGTGGTGATGACCAAGTCCCTCGGAGATATGTTCCGCTACAGCATCAAAACGGATAGCGAATTGGTCATGGTCAGCGAGGAACTGAAACATGTCGAAAACTACATGGCCATCCAGCAAATCCGGTACGGTGACAAGATCAGGTTTAATCTTCATGTGGATCCGGAGATTCAAGGCCGTCGCATGCTGAAATTATTGCTGCAGCCCCTTGTGGAAAATGCCATTTATCACGGGCTTGAGAACAAACGCGGAAAAGGCTCGATCTCCATTACAGGCTTCTTTCAGGATGACCGAATCGTTTTTCAAATTCAGGATGATGGTATTGGCATGTCAGAGACACAGGCGGAAGAGCTTCGACAACTGCTCCTGCAGCCACCCGAATTTTTCACCGTTGGCCAGCGGCAGAAACAAAGTATTGGTATCAAAAACGTACATTCAAGAATTGCACTGTATTACGGAGAGAACTACGGCCTCACATTCGATACCGAGATGAACAAGGGAACGCAAATTACGATTGAGATTCCAGCCTACTGGGAAAAGAGGTGA